One Desulfobulbus oligotrophicus DNA segment encodes these proteins:
- a CDS encoding TsoY family (seleno)protein, translating to MQTKKIRPADTYAPLYFLVSLGTGGLVVTFFMWLMHWVPHPGRSVPLFEDIVAAFSSGDLMMRSMIVIALIGIAWFSFQNLRYLAWNLRRYHRWKQTEAYTRLRSTNAETQLLAMPLAMAMSVNVCFMLGMVFVPGLWNVVEYLFPLALLAFLGIGVLALQLLGQFLGRVLVTGGFSCTDNNSFAQAMPAFALAMIGVGLAAPAGLSANRIVAGAGLVFSTFFLIAAALIGGIALILGLRSLLENGANIETAPTFSVFIPLLTILGILSLRQSHGLDEHFALAGSAADRLMLLSQYLSAQLLCLLLAALVLVRLHYFARFLVGREISAGSYALVCPGVALAVMLHFWLNRGLVDAGLIGKFSVSYWIISGLAMLFQFATIWLVATLNRRHFGTTDQ from the coding sequence ATGCAGACAAAAAAGATCAGACCTGCAGATACCTACGCACCCCTTTATTTTCTTGTCTCTCTGGGCACCGGCGGCCTGGTGGTCACCTTTTTCATGTGGCTGATGCACTGGGTGCCTCACCCGGGCCGTTCAGTCCCACTTTTTGAAGACATTGTCGCCGCATTCAGCTCAGGCGATCTGATGATGCGGAGCATGATCGTGATCGCTCTCATCGGCATTGCCTGGTTCAGTTTCCAAAACCTTCGTTATCTTGCCTGGAATCTGCGCCGCTATCACAGGTGGAAGCAGACGGAGGCCTACACCCGACTTCGTTCCACCAACGCTGAAACACAGCTCCTGGCCATGCCGCTGGCCATGGCAATGAGCGTTAACGTCTGTTTCATGCTCGGCATGGTCTTTGTTCCCGGACTCTGGAACGTGGTGGAGTACCTCTTTCCTCTGGCTCTTCTGGCGTTTCTGGGCATCGGCGTTCTTGCGTTGCAGCTGCTGGGTCAATTTTTAGGCCGCGTCCTGGTGACCGGCGGTTTCAGTTGCACGGACAACAACTCCTTTGCCCAGGCCATGCCTGCCTTTGCGCTCGCCATGATCGGGGTGGGACTTGCCGCACCGGCCGGCCTTTCTGCCAATCGAATCGTGGCCGGGGCCGGACTGGTATTTTCCACCTTTTTTCTGATTGCAGCAGCCCTTATCGGTGGCATTGCGCTCATACTCGGGCTCCGTTCTCTCCTTGAAAACGGTGCCAACATCGAGACCGCACCCACGTTCTCAGTCTTTATTCCGCTGTTGACCATCCTCGGCATCCTGTCCCTGCGACAGAGTCATGGCCTTGACGAACACTTTGCCCTTGCCGGAAGCGCGGCTGACCGTCTGATGCTGCTGAGTCAGTATCTGTCGGCACAACTGCTGTGCCTCCTGCTTGCTGCACTCGTCCTCGTCCGTTTACACTATTTTGCCCGTTTTCTTGTCGGCAGGGAGATCTCTGCCGGCAGTTACGCCCTGGTGTGTCCGGGAGTCGCCCTGGCCGTCATGCTCCACTTCTGGCTCAACCGCGGTCTGGTGGACGCCGGTCTGATCGGCAAGTTTTCAGTTTCCTACTGGATCATCTCAGGACTGGCCATGCTCTTCCAGTTTGCCACCATCTGGCTGGTTGCCACCCTTAACCGTCGACACTTCGGTACAACCGACCAGTAA
- a CDS encoding bifunctional acetate--CoA ligase family protein/GNAT family N-acetyltransferase, with protein sequence MEQFFSPRSIAVIGANDRPVSIGAALIDNLLLGGYTGPIYPVNPKYTTVRGLQTYPAVTAIEEPPDLVIIATPIAIAPELVRQCVRTGAQGVIIISAGGKESGEEGAFIEEQIAGAAEGSGMRILGPNSMGVIRPGKHLNATFAGGMPVKGNLAVISQSGAICAAILDRAAEENMGFSHFVSTGSMLDVDFGDLIDYLGNDGSVKAILLYMENLSNPRKFMSAARSVSRIKPIIVLKTGKSKAGARAASTHIGAMAGEDDVYDAAFKRAGIVRVPSLGRLFDCAELMAKQPRPQGTRLAIVTNGGGPGVMATDTLAEYGLEPTPLSETIMAKLNDLLPHFWSRGNPIDILGNATVERFASVIELCMSSREFDGILIIMVPQNLTAPEEVATALVKLAKNKRIPVFASWMGGMRIAEAVSILNKADIPTYETPERAVRAFLYMVEYTRNLEILSQAPPKLAVELYFNRDQVFRTIYECFEQETEMLSEMQSKEILAAYGIPVNPTVLATSADEAVALADAMGMPVVMKVVSPDITHKSDAGGVQLDLRNESDIRQAYERIMTSAKAFKADAGITGVSLQPYIVKPEFELLFGSNTDDKFGPVLCFGSGGIFAEALDDKALGLPPLNRLLARRMMEETRILPLLQGYRNAPPADLEKLEELLLRLSQLVVDFPEIVELDINPVLIKDGQPCAVDARIRLKRTEGNANNLHLVISPYPQHLERHDFTDMQMPLFIRPIKPEDAELFVELFNALTPTSIYYRFFSVVKTLSPETLARFTQVDYDREISFVALDDDSEEGERMLGVANIVGEPDGRRGEFSVLIGDPWQGKGIGATLLLQCLRIAQERGMQTVWGTVLAENRYMIALGKKLGFTIRRGEDHAEYKLTIDLTTAKL encoded by the coding sequence ATGGAACAATTTTTCAGTCCCAGAAGCATTGCCGTTATCGGTGCCAATGATCGCCCCGTCTCCATCGGGGCCGCACTCATCGACAACCTCCTTCTCGGCGGTTATACCGGTCCCATTTATCCGGTTAATCCAAAATATACGACTGTCCGGGGCCTTCAGACATACCCTGCCGTCACGGCCATTGAAGAACCGCCGGACCTGGTGATCATTGCCACCCCCATTGCCATTGCCCCGGAACTGGTCCGGCAGTGTGTACGGACAGGAGCTCAGGGCGTGATCATCATCTCTGCCGGAGGCAAGGAGTCGGGGGAAGAAGGTGCTTTTATAGAAGAACAGATTGCAGGTGCGGCAGAGGGATCCGGCATGCGCATCCTCGGTCCGAACTCCATGGGAGTTATCCGGCCGGGCAAGCATCTCAACGCCACCTTTGCCGGAGGCATGCCGGTCAAAGGCAATCTGGCGGTCATCTCCCAAAGCGGTGCAATCTGCGCAGCCATCCTCGATCGGGCGGCTGAAGAAAACATGGGGTTCAGCCACTTTGTCTCCACCGGCTCCATGCTCGATGTGGATTTTGGTGATCTGATCGACTATCTGGGAAACGATGGTTCGGTCAAGGCAATCCTTCTCTACATGGAAAACCTGAGTAATCCCCGCAAGTTCATGAGTGCCGCGCGCTCGGTCTCACGGATTAAACCGATCATCGTGCTGAAAACCGGGAAAAGTAAAGCCGGCGCCCGGGCGGCCTCAACGCACATCGGGGCCATGGCCGGTGAAGACGACGTGTATGATGCCGCCTTTAAACGAGCCGGCATTGTCCGCGTGCCCTCATTGGGGCGTCTGTTTGACTGTGCTGAACTCATGGCCAAACAGCCCCGGCCCCAGGGCACCCGGTTGGCGATAGTCACCAACGGCGGCGGCCCCGGGGTCATGGCCACCGACACCCTGGCTGAATACGGACTGGAACCGACACCGCTCAGCGAGACCATCATGGCCAAACTCAATGACCTGCTCCCCCATTTCTGGAGCCGGGGCAATCCGATCGATATCCTTGGGAACGCCACGGTAGAACGGTTTGCCTCTGTCATTGAACTGTGCATGTCCAGCCGGGAATTTGACGGTATCCTGATCATCATGGTCCCTCAAAATCTGACGGCCCCGGAAGAGGTGGCCACTGCCCTTGTCAAACTCGCAAAAAACAAACGGATACCGGTCTTTGCCTCCTGGATGGGCGGCATGCGGATAGCTGAGGCTGTGAGCATCCTCAACAAGGCGGATATCCCCACGTACGAAACACCGGAACGGGCCGTCCGTGCCTTCCTGTACATGGTTGAATACACGCGAAACCTGGAGATCCTCTCCCAGGCACCGCCCAAACTTGCCGTTGAACTCTACTTCAACCGGGACCAGGTGTTCCGCACAATTTATGAATGCTTTGAGCAGGAAACCGAAATGCTCTCGGAAATGCAGAGCAAAGAGATCCTGGCCGCCTATGGTATTCCGGTAAACCCCACCGTGCTGGCCACCTCGGCGGATGAAGCGGTGGCCCTTGCCGACGCGATGGGTATGCCGGTGGTCATGAAAGTTGTTTCACCGGACATCACCCACAAGTCGGATGCGGGCGGTGTGCAGCTCGACCTGCGGAACGAGTCGGATATCCGCCAGGCCTATGAACGCATCATGACCTCAGCAAAGGCGTTCAAAGCCGATGCCGGCATAACCGGAGTCTCACTGCAGCCCTACATTGTCAAGCCGGAGTTTGAACTTCTTTTCGGCAGCAACACCGACGACAAATTCGGCCCGGTTCTCTGTTTTGGCTCAGGTGGAATTTTTGCGGAAGCACTTGATGATAAGGCCCTGGGGCTGCCGCCGCTCAATCGCCTGCTGGCCAGACGCATGATGGAAGAGACCCGCATCCTGCCTCTTCTGCAGGGCTACCGGAATGCACCACCGGCAGACCTGGAAAAGCTGGAAGAGCTGCTCCTGCGACTTTCTCAGCTTGTCGTCGATTTTCCGGAAATCGTGGAACTTGACATCAACCCCGTGCTGATCAAGGACGGTCAGCCCTGTGCAGTTGATGCACGCATTCGCCTGAAGCGCACCGAAGGGAATGCCAACAACCTGCACCTGGTGATCAGCCCTTATCCGCAACACCTGGAACGGCATGACTTTACAGACATGCAGATGCCGCTTTTCATTCGGCCGATAAAACCGGAAGATGCCGAGCTCTTTGTTGAACTCTTCAACGCACTCACCCCGACCAGCATCTATTACCGTTTTTTCAGTGTGGTCAAGACCCTTTCTCCGGAGACCCTCGCCCGCTTCACCCAGGTTGACTATGATCGGGAAATTTCCTTTGTGGCGCTGGATGACGACAGTGAAGAAGGAGAACGGATGCTCGGTGTGGCCAACATTGTCGGCGAACCGGACGGCAGACGCGGCGAGTTCTCCGTCCTCATCGGCGACCCCTGGCAGGGGAAAGGTATCGGTGCCACACTGTTGCTCCAGTGTCTGCGTATCGCTCAGGAACGCGGCATGCAGACTGTCTGGGGAACCGTACTGGCGGAAAACCGATACATGATTGCCCTTGGTAAAAAACTGGGCTTTACCATCAGACGAGGCGAAGATCATGCAGAATATAAACTGACCATTGATCTGACAACCGCAAAGCTGTGA
- a CDS encoding Lrp/AsnC family transcriptional regulator — translation MVTSIILINTDRNKVNEVAEQLQSITGVSEVYSVSGKYDLVAIIRVRSNDDLADLVTKKMRVLDGITKTETMLAFQAYSRHDLEAMFNVGM, via the coding sequence ATGGTTACATCCATTATTTTAATCAATACCGATCGCAACAAGGTCAATGAGGTTGCCGAACAGCTGCAGAGCATAACCGGGGTCTCTGAAGTGTATTCCGTCAGCGGCAAGTATGATCTGGTGGCCATTATCCGGGTCAGAAGCAATGACGACCTGGCTGATCTGGTCACCAAAAAGATGCGGGTCCTGGACGGCATTACCAAAACCGAGACCATGCTTGCCTTTCAGGCCTACTCCCGTCATGATCTCGAAGCCATGTTCAATGTCGGGATGTGA
- a CDS encoding ferredoxin: MSQQVAIDQEECLGCEACVELCPDIFGFDIDLGKAYVILEEGGDEDCIDEAVGSCPAGCITYE; this comes from the coding sequence ATGTCTCAACAAGTTGCAATCGATCAGGAAGAATGCCTAGGATGTGAAGCCTGTGTGGAGCTCTGCCCGGATATCTTCGGCTTTGATATCGATCTGGGCAAGGCCTATGTTATTCTGGAAGAAGGCGGTGATGAAGACTGTATTGATGAGGCCGTCGGCTCCTGCCCGGCGGGGTGCATCACCTACGAGTAA
- a CDS encoding phosphate/phosphite/phosphonate ABC transporter substrate-binding protein — MVPRLNGLFLAVMLFASMFLCSCGDGEESVKVSLNKRQEITARPQQPAVTYAYLPQYSHTESFQRHHRLVEYLIEETGMPVRQVFPDSFSDHIRMFGQGKIDISFTNPFVYVKLANQFGAKAMARIIELDGRAEFRGQIIARKDNEAIQSLDDCRGKSWIAVDPASAGGYLFSLGHFVDHGVHIHDFKEVVFAGGRQENVILSVYAGLHDLGSIREGSLKVVEKKIDISQIRVVAASRSYPGWVYASSPRLSQEAADKIKKALLKLDYEGNPRHHVILEAARFIGFVPSDDSDFDPIRELKKKVGMDLD; from the coding sequence ATGGTGCCCAGACTCAATGGATTGTTCTTGGCGGTGATGCTGTTTGCAAGCATGTTTCTCTGCTCCTGCGGGGACGGTGAGGAGAGCGTGAAGGTGTCTCTGAACAAGCGTCAGGAGATAACAGCCAGACCGCAGCAGCCCGCTGTCACCTATGCGTATCTGCCCCAGTATTCACATACTGAATCCTTTCAGCGTCATCATCGTTTAGTGGAGTACCTGATCGAAGAAACCGGTATGCCGGTCCGGCAGGTTTTCCCTGACTCCTTTTCCGATCATATCCGGATGTTCGGTCAGGGCAAAATTGACATCTCTTTCACCAATCCATTTGTCTACGTTAAGCTGGCCAATCAGTTTGGTGCCAAGGCCATGGCCCGTATCATCGAGCTGGACGGGCGGGCTGAATTTCGTGGGCAGATCATCGCCCGCAAGGACAACGAGGCTATCCAATCACTTGATGACTGCCGGGGCAAGTCATGGATTGCGGTGGATCCCGCCTCTGCAGGGGGCTATCTTTTTTCTCTTGGCCACTTTGTCGACCACGGAGTACATATCCATGATTTTAAGGAAGTGGTCTTTGCAGGCGGCCGGCAGGAGAATGTCATCCTCAGTGTCTATGCCGGGTTGCATGACCTGGGATCAATTCGGGAAGGGTCGCTGAAAGTGGTGGAAAAGAAGATCGATATCAGCCAGATCAGGGTTGTTGCCGCCTCCCGTTCCTATCCGGGCTGGGTGTACGCCAGCAGCCCGCGCCTTTCACAGGAGGCTGCCGATAAGATTAAAAAAGCCCTGCTAAAACTTGACTATGAGGGAAATCCACGACATCATGTTATCCTTGAGGCAGCCAGATTCATTGGCTTTGTCCCCTCCGACGACAGTGATTTTGATCCCATCCGGGAACTGAAAAAAAAGGTGGGGATGGATCTTGACTAA